CCGCAGGCTGGAAGATCCGCTGCTCGGCGGCCGGATCGAACTGCAGGCGAACAGCCTCGCGCTCGCGCGCACCGAGGGGCAGGATACGCAGCGCGCCTTCGCCAGCGCGCGCTGGGATCTGCGCACCCTGACCGGCCTCGGCCAGGAGGTGGTGTTCACCGGCTATGTCCGCGGCGACGTCTATCATACCGACGAGGTGCTGCGCACGATCACCGAAAGCTATCGCGGTCGCCCGGGCTGGGAAGGCCGCGGCATCGCCAGCGCGGCGGTGGACGTGCGATGGCCGTTCGTGGGCGAACTGTTCGGCGGCACCCAGCGGTTGACCCCGCGCGTCCAGTTCGTCGCCACCCCCGACGTCGCCAACCTCAAGATCCCCAACGAGGATTCGCGCGCGGTCGACCTTGAGGACAGCAATCTTTTCGCGCTCAACCGGTTCCCGGGCTATGACCGCTACGAGGATGGTACGCGCGTTACCTATGGCGTCGAATGGCAGCTCGACCGGCCGGGGCTGTCGGTCAACGCGATCGTCGGCCAGAGCTATCGCCTGACCAGCAAGCCCAGTCTCTTCCCCGACGGCACCGGCCTTTCCAGCCGCACCTCCGACATCGTCGGCCGCACCACGGTGCGCTACCGCGATTTCATGAGCGTCACCCACCGCTATCGGCTCGACAAGGACGGATTCTCGATCCGCCGCAACGAGATCGATGCCACGGTGGGCTCCGACAGTACCTATGCATTGGTCGGCTATCTCCGGCTCGACCGCAACATCGGCCCGGAGCTCGAGGATCTGCGCGATCGCGAGGAGCTTCGGGTCGGCGGCCGCGTGCAGGTCGCGCGCTACTGGTCGGTCTTCGGGTCGACGATCATCGACCTTACCAGCCGCGGCGAGGATCTGCTCTCGTCGTCCGACGGATATGAGCCGGTCCGCCATCGGGTCGGCATTTCCTATGAGGATGATTGTCTGGAGCTTGGCTTGACGTGGCGGCGCGACTATGAGGACACCGGTGACGCGCGGCGCGGCAACAGCTTCCTGTTGCGGCTCTCGCTAAAGAATATTGGCCGCTAAGCGTGCGTTCAGCGACATTGGGGCACGAGCGCCGCATGGTGGAAGCGATGGGACTTTGAGCAAGGCAGTGGTAAAAACCAACAGCATCGGCCTGCGCGCGTGCGCAGCGCTGGCAGCGATCGCGATGATGACGACCGGCGCGATCGGTCAGGCCGTTCCCGACGAGGGCACCCCCGGCGAAGCGCAGCTCAACCTGCCGGACAATCCGACGATCTACGGCCCTTCGACGATCGCGATGCGCAAGGCGACGGCGATCATCAACGGCGAGATCATCACCGAGACCGACGTCGCGCAGCGCCTCGCGCTCGTGATCACCGCCAATGGCGGCCGTGTGCCCGCCGAGGAGCGCGAGCGGCTGCGGCTGCAGGTGCTGCGCAACCTGATCGACGAGACGCTGCAGATCCAGGAGGCCAAGGCCAACGAGATCACCGTCCCCGACGAGGAGGTGCAGCAGAGCTATGTGCGCGTCGCGCGCAATTTCGGCCGCGCACCCGACGATTTCGCGAAGTATCTGCGCGAGAACGGCTCGTCCGAAGCCTCGATCAAGCGCCAGATCCGGGGCGAAATCGCCTGGAGCCGCTTGCTGCGCCGCCGCGTGGAGGCGGGCGTGAGCGACGCCGAGGTGCAGGCCGTGATCGATCGCCTGAACGCCGCCAAGGGCCAGGCCGAATATCACATCGGCGAGATCTACCTCTCGGCGACGTCCGAGACCGCTGGCGAGGTTTTCCAGAACGGTCGCAGGATCATCGAGCAGATCCGGGCCGGCGGTTCCTTTTCTGCCTATGCGCGCCAGTTTTCCGAAGCATCGACCAAATCGGTCGGCGGTGACGTCGGCTGGATCCGCGCCGGACAACTGCCCGATGCGCTCGACACCGCGATGCGCGAGATGAAGATCGGCCAGATTGCCGGCCCGATCGAGATCCCGGGCGGCTTTTCGATCCTCTACATGGTCGATCAGCGCCAGGTGCTGACGGCCGATCCGCGTGACGCGCTGCTCAGCCTGCGGCAGATCTCGCTGCCCTTCGCGCCCGGCACGACGCAGGCGCAGGCATCCGAAAAGGCGGCCGCCTTCGCAGCTGCGACCGCCAAGATCCAGGGGTGCGGCGGCGCGACCGAAATCGCGAAGTCGGTGGGTGCCGAGGTCGTCGACAATTCGCAGATCCCGGTGAAGAACCTGCCGCCGCAGCTTCAGGACATGATGCTCAACCTCCAGGTCGGCCAAGCGACCCCGCCCTTCGGCTCGCAGGAAGATGGCGTGCGCGTGCTGGTGTTGTGCGGTCGCGACGATCCGCAGGTCGCCGAAGGCCCGTCGTTCGAAAAGATCAAGGGCGACATGGAAGACCAGAAAGTGAATCGCCGCGCCCAGATCTATCTGCGCGACCTTCGGCGCGATGCGGTGGTCGATTATCGCTGATCGTCTCACATCGATGCCGCCGCTCGCGGTGGCACTGGGTGATCCCGCCGGCATCGGTCCGGAGATCGCGGCAAAGGCCTGGGCCGCCCGCGGCGCGCATTCGCTGCACCCCTTCTTCGCGGTCGGCGATGCCCGGTCGGTGGAAACGGTGTGGAGCGGACCGGTTGTCCGCATTTCCGATCCCGATGAGGCGGTATCGGCGTTCGAGCGCGGCTTGCCGGTCATCCAGATGGAGGATGCCGGGCCGATCGCGCCCGGCCAGCCGAGCCTCGAGGGCGCGCGTTGCTCGCTCGATTCGCTCGAACTGGCGGCCGGGCTGACCCGCGCCGGCATTTCCAGCGGCCTTGTGACCGGGCCGGTTTCCAAGAGCCAGCTTTACGCGATCGGTTTCCGTCATCCCGGCCAGACCGAGTTCGTTGCCGAACGCTGCGGCGTCGCGCGCGACAATGTCGCGATGATGCTGGCCGGCCCCTCGCTGCGCGTCGTGCCGATCACGACGCATGTGCCGCTGGCGCAGGTCCCGTCGCTGCTGACGGTCGAACTGCTCGTCGCCAAGGCGCGGACCACGGCGCGCGGGCTGACCCGCAATTTCGGCATCGCTGCCCCCCGCCTCGCCTTCGCCGGGCTCAACCCGCATGCCGGCGAGAATGGCGCGATGGGGCGCGAGGAGATCGATATCATCCTGCCCGCGATCGCCCAGTTGCGGGAGGAAGGGATCGACGTCACCGGGCCGTTCGCGGCGGATGCGATGTTCCACGCGCGGGCGCGCCAGGGTTATGACGTGGCGATGTGCCTCTATCATGATCAGGGGCTGATCCCGCTCAAGACGCTGCATTTCGACGAGGGCGTCAACATGACGCTGGGCCTGCCGATCGTGCGCGTGGCCCCGGATCATGGCACCGCGTTCGCCATCGCCGGCCGCGACGAGGCGATCCCGGGGGCGATGATCGCCGCGATCAAGCTTGCCGCCACTGCCGCCGAACACCGCGCCCGCGCCAACCAGTGACGACGGGCCGGATCGGCCGATGACCGCGCCCTCCCCATTGCTGCCGCCGCTGCGCGACGTGATCGCGCGACACGGCCTTGCCGCGTCCAAGGCGCTCGGCCAGAATTTCCTGCTGGACGAGCAATTGCTCGATCGCATCGCCGCCATTCCCGGCGACCTCGCCGGCCAGACGGTGTTCGAGGTCGGCCCGGGGCCCGGCGGTCTCACCCGCGCGCTGCTGCGGGCGGGGGCCTCGGTCGTCGCGGTTGAGCGCGACCGGCGCTGCCTGCCCGCGCTCGCCGAAGTCGAGCAGGCCTTTCCGGGCAAATTGCGGGTGATCGAGGGCGATGCGCTGGCGATCGATCCCGAGCGGGAAGCCGGTGGCGGCGCGCACATTGTCGCCAACCTGCCCTATAATGTCGGCACCGCCTTGCTGGTCGGATGGCTCTCGGGTGACCGCTGGCCGCCCTGGTGGCAGTCGCTGACGCTGATGTTCCAGCGCGAGGTTGCCGAGCGTATCGTCGCGGCGCCACAATCAGACGCGTTTGGGCGGCTTGCCGTACTCGCGCAGTGGCGCAGCAGCGCGCGGATCGCGATGAACGTGCATCGCTCCGCGTTCGTGCCGCCGCCCAAGGTGATGTCGGCGGTCGTTCACATCCGCCCCCAGCCGGCGCCCGAGGGTGTCCGCTTCGCGACGCTGGAGCGGCTGACCGGCGCTGCCTTCGGCCAGCGCCGCAAGATGCTGCGCCAGAGCCTCAAGGGCATGCCGGGCGCGCTCGATGCGCTGGAACGCTGCGGCATCGATCCGACGCGGCGCGCGGAAACGCTGTCGGTCGCCGATTTCGTCGAGGTCGCCCGCGCGATCGGGCGCTGAACCGTCCGCCCATCTGTTCGACGGACCGGGCGATCGATCCTACTCGACCGCTTCCACCGCTACGGTCGGCGCCGGCGTCACAGCCTTGGCGCTGAGCGCTGTCGGCGGGGGGCCCTTGTCGATCACCGCGGCCAATGTGGTCGCCTCGGCGCAGGTGGCTGCGCTGCAAAGCCCCTTGATCCGCGCCAGATTCTCGCGCGCCTTGGCGATCGCGCCCTTCTGGACGAGCGCCTCGCCCTGCCCCTTGAGCGCCGCCAGGTCGGTCGGCTCAAGCAGCAGCGCCTCCCGATACATGCGGATCGCCTTGCCCGGCAGCTGTTGCGCCTGCGCGATCCCCGCCAGTGCGATGAACGCCGAACGGTTGCGGGGATCGACCGCGAGCGCGGTCTCGAGCAGGTCGGTCGCGCCGTTGAGGTCGCCCGCCGTACGCGCCGCCGCAGCGCGTTCGACCAGCGCCACCGAACGGGCATCGACCTGATGGTCGGGGCGTTGACCCGTCACGCTGCTGGAGACGGCGGCAAGCGCCAGCGCCAGGGCACAGGCAACGGGGGTATAACGCATCACGGTCTCCCAAACGGGCGAAACAGGTTTTCGTATCACGGCTTGATCAGTCTCGCGACGAAAAATCCATCGGTACGATCATGCCCCGGTGTCAGCAAGATGCCCGCGCCATCGCTTCGTCCGACTTCGGTCAGCGGCGCAACCGCGCGCCATCCCCGATTGCGATCGAGGAAGGCCGCCACCTGCGCCGCCCCCTCGTCGGCGAGGAGCGAGCATACCGCATAGATGAGGGCGCCGCCCGGCCGAACAAGCCCCCCGCCGATGTCGATCAGCCGTGACTGCAACGAAACCAAGCGTTGCAGCCGTTCGGGCGTCAGCCGCCAGCGTGCCTCGGGGTTGCGCCGCCATGTGCCCGTGCCCGAACAGGGTGCATCGATCAGCACCAGATCGGCGGCGCCGGCGATATCGGCGAACGCCGCCGCCTCGCGTCCGTCGTCGAGCAAGCGCGTCTCGACGATCGTCGCCCCCGCCCGGGCCGCACGCGGCTCCAGCCGCCGCAGCCGGTCCCGCACCGTATCCGATGCGATCAACCGGCCACGATTGGCCATCGCCGCCGCCAGCGCCAATGTCTTGCCGCCGGCGCCCGCGCAGAGGTCGACCGCGATCATATCGGGTGCGGCGGCGCAGGCGAGCGCGAGCAATTGGCTGCCCTCGTCCTGCACTTCGACGAGGCCATCCTTCCAGACGTCGCTCTGTTCGATCTGGAGATTCTCGGCCAACCGCACGCCATCGGGCGCATGCGGGGTCGATTGCGCGCCTTCGAGCCCGGCCAGCACCGCGGCCCGATCGCCCTTCAGCCGGTTGACCCGGAGATCGAGCGGCGCGCGCTCCACCAGCGCGTCGCGCTCCTGCGCGCCGACCAGCGGCGAGAGCCGCTCGACGAGCCAGACCGGGATCGCCGACGCCGCCTGCCCCGGCTCGTCGGTCGCGATCGGCGCCGGGCCATAGCCGCTGCCGTCGAACAGCGCGGCCACGGCATGATCCTCGCGGGCCAGCCCGACCATCGCCGCGCGGCCGTTGACGGGGCGCTCGCCACTGCGCCGGATCGCCGCATAGACGAGATCGCGGATCGCCCGCCGATCCTTGCTGCCCGCGAAGCGCCGCTCGGCAAACCAGCGCGCGATCAACGTGTCAGCCGCGGCCCCGCCCTCACGCGCGGCGGCGATGATCAGGTCGAGCAGGTCGATCGCCGCCTGGACTCGCGCCGAGGGTGTCATGCGACTGTCCGGTGTGCGATCACCCGATCACCCACGCGTCGGATAGTTCGGTGCCTCGCGGGTGATCGTGACGTCGTGGACATGGCTTTCGCGCAGACCGGCGTTGGTGATCTGCACGAAGCGCGCGCGCTCCTTCAGTTCGGTAACGGTCCTGGCGCCGGTATAGCCCATCGCCGCCTTCACGCCGCCGACCAGCTGGTGGATCACGTCGCGCGCAGGACCCTTGTAGGGCACCTGCCCCTCGATGCCTTCGGGCACCAGCTTGAGCTGGTCCTTGATGTCCTGCTGGAAATAGCGGTCCGCCGAGCCCCGCGCCATCGCCCCCACGCTTCCCATCCCGCGGTAGCTCTTGTACGCACGCCCTTGATACAGAAAGGTATCTCCCGGCGCTTCCTCGGTGCCGGCGAGCAGCGAACCGACCATCACGCAGCCCGCGCCCGCGGCCAGCGCCTTGGCGATGTCGCCCGAGGTGCGCAGGCCGCCATCGGCGATCACCGGCACGCCATGCTTCGCGGCTTCCTTCGCCGCATCCATGACCGCGGTGAGCTGCGGCACGCCGACCCCCGCGACGACGCGGGTCGTGCAGATTGATCCCGGCCCGATGCCCACCTTGATGCCGTCCGCGCCGGCGTCGATCAGCGCCTTGGTCGCTTCACCGGTCGCGACATTGCCGGCGACGATCTGGACCGAGTTGCTGAGCTTCTTGATCCGCTCGACCGCGACCGCGACCATCTTGCTGTGGCCGTGCGCGGTATCGACCACGATCAGGTCGCAGCCGGCGTCGATCAGCGCCTCGGTGCGCTCGAACCCGGCGTCGCCCACCGTCGTCGCCGCGGCGACGCGCAAGCGGCCGGACTCGTCCTTG
The window above is part of the Sphingomonas sanxanigenens DSM 19645 = NX02 genome. Proteins encoded here:
- a CDS encoding peptidylprolyl isomerase — translated: MMTTGAIGQAVPDEGTPGEAQLNLPDNPTIYGPSTIAMRKATAIINGEIITETDVAQRLALVITANGGRVPAEERERLRLQVLRNLIDETLQIQEAKANEITVPDEEVQQSYVRVARNFGRAPDDFAKYLRENGSSEASIKRQIRGEIAWSRLLRRRVEAGVSDAEVQAVIDRLNAAKGQAEYHIGEIYLSATSETAGEVFQNGRRIIEQIRAGGSFSAYARQFSEASTKSVGGDVGWIRAGQLPDALDTAMREMKIGQIAGPIEIPGGFSILYMVDQRQVLTADPRDALLSLRQISLPFAPGTTQAQASEKAAAFAAATAKIQGCGGATEIAKSVGAEVVDNSQIPVKNLPPQLQDMMLNLQVGQATPPFGSQEDGVRVLVLCGRDDPQVAEGPSFEKIKGDMEDQKVNRRAQIYLRDLRRDAVVDYR
- the pdxA gene encoding 4-hydroxythreonine-4-phosphate dehydrogenase PdxA; this translates as MPPLAVALGDPAGIGPEIAAKAWAARGAHSLHPFFAVGDARSVETVWSGPVVRISDPDEAVSAFERGLPVIQMEDAGPIAPGQPSLEGARCSLDSLELAAGLTRAGISSGLVTGPVSKSQLYAIGFRHPGQTEFVAERCGVARDNVAMMLAGPSLRVVPITTHVPLAQVPSLLTVELLVAKARTTARGLTRNFGIAAPRLAFAGLNPHAGENGAMGREEIDIILPAIAQLREEGIDVTGPFAADAMFHARARQGYDVAMCLYHDQGLIPLKTLHFDEGVNMTLGLPIVRVAPDHGTAFAIAGRDEAIPGAMIAAIKLAATAAEHRARANQ
- the rsmA gene encoding 16S rRNA (adenine(1518)-N(6)/adenine(1519)-N(6))-dimethyltransferase RsmA encodes the protein MTAPSPLLPPLRDVIARHGLAASKALGQNFLLDEQLLDRIAAIPGDLAGQTVFEVGPGPGGLTRALLRAGASVVAVERDRRCLPALAEVEQAFPGKLRVIEGDALAIDPEREAGGGAHIVANLPYNVGTALLVGWLSGDRWPPWWQSLTLMFQREVAERIVAAPQSDAFGRLAVLAQWRSSARIAMNVHRSAFVPPPKVMSAVVHIRPQPAPEGVRFATLERLTGAAFGQRRKMLRQSLKGMPGALDALERCGIDPTRRAETLSVADFVEVARAIGR
- a CDS encoding tetratricopeptide repeat protein; its protein translation is MRYTPVACALALALAAVSSSVTGQRPDHQVDARSVALVERAAAARTAGDLNGATDLLETALAVDPRNRSAFIALAGIAQAQQLPGKAIRMYREALLLEPTDLAALKGQGEALVQKGAIAKARENLARIKGLCSAATCAEATTLAAVIDKGPPPTALSAKAVTPAPTVAVEAVE
- a CDS encoding RsmB/NOP family class I SAM-dependent RNA methyltransferase — protein: MTPSARVQAAIDLLDLIIAAAREGGAAADTLIARWFAERRFAGSKDRRAIRDLVYAAIRRSGERPVNGRAAMVGLAREDHAVAALFDGSGYGPAPIATDEPGQAASAIPVWLVERLSPLVGAQERDALVERAPLDLRVNRLKGDRAAVLAGLEGAQSTPHAPDGVRLAENLQIEQSDVWKDGLVEVQDEGSQLLALACAAAPDMIAVDLCAGAGGKTLALAAAMANRGRLIASDTVRDRLRRLEPRAARAGATIVETRLLDDGREAAAFADIAGAADLVLIDAPCSGTGTWRRNPEARWRLTPERLQRLVSLQSRLIDIGGGLVRPGGALIYAVCSLLADEGAAQVAAFLDRNRGWRAVAPLTEVGRSDGAGILLTPGHDRTDGFFVARLIKP
- the guaB gene encoding IMP dehydrogenase, with product MDIALGLTFDDVLLVPGASEVLPSMADTRTRVTREIGLNIPILSSAMDTVTEADMAIVMAQLGGIGVLHRNLTVEEQAAAVRQVKRFESGMVVNPITIEPGQTLAEAQALMERHRISGIPVVESNGKLVGILTNRDVRFAENPAQPVRELMTSQNLATVPASVTQDDARRLLHQRRIEKLLVVDDVYRCIGLITVKDIEKAVTYPNATKDESGRLRVAAATTVGDAGFERTEALIDAGCDLIVVDTAHGHSKMVAVAVERIKKLSNSVQIVAGNVATGEATKALIDAGADGIKVGIGPGSICTTRVVAGVGVPQLTAVMDAAKEAAKHGVPVIADGGLRTSGDIAKALAAGAGCVMVGSLLAGTEEAPGDTFLYQGRAYKSYRGMGSVGAMARGSADRYFQQDIKDQLKLVPEGIEGQVPYKGPARDVIHQLVGGVKAAMGYTGARTVTELKERARFVQITNAGLRESHVHDVTITREAPNYPTRG